One stretch of Geminocystis sp. M7585_C2015_104 DNA includes these proteins:
- a CDS encoding N-acetyl-gamma-glutamyl-phosphate reductase: protein MSYSNTKKVSVGIVGASGYGGVQLVRLLLTHPQVEITYLGGESSAGKEYGDLYPHLHHRLKKKIEPIDLDTIASRCEVVFLGLPNGLACKMAPTLLQKGCKVLDLSADYRFRNLETYRTWYNTERDDGETAGKAVYGLPELYREQIKNSVLIGCPGCYPTASLLALAPLLKQGLVVPDSIIIDAKSGTSGGGRQAKTHLLLAEADNSLGAYGVAKHRHTPEIEQICSDLARREVKVQFTPHLAPMPRGILATVYGTLTDPGLVTDDLITIYRAFYRNSVFVAILDRGVYPQTKWACYTNLAYIGLEVDPRTGRVIVMSAIDNLIKGQSGQAVQCFNLMMGWPEELGLPTLAFYP, encoded by the coding sequence ATGAGTTATTCGAACACAAAAAAGGTATCTGTAGGCATTGTAGGGGCGTCAGGATACGGTGGAGTACAACTGGTGCGTCTTTTGTTAACTCACCCCCAGGTGGAAATAACATACTTAGGAGGGGAAAGTAGTGCCGGCAAGGAATATGGAGACTTATACCCCCATTTACACCATAGGTTGAAAAAGAAAATTGAGCCCATAGACTTAGATACTATTGCCTCCCGTTGCGAAGTAGTATTTTTGGGACTTCCTAACGGCTTGGCCTGTAAAATGGCGCCAACTCTTCTGCAAAAAGGTTGCAAAGTGTTGGACTTGTCTGCAGACTATCGCTTTAGGAATTTGGAGACCTATAGGACTTGGTACAATACAGAGAGGGATGATGGGGAAACGGCGGGTAAAGCGGTATACGGTTTACCAGAATTGTACCGCGAACAAATCAAAAATAGTGTTTTGATAGGTTGCCCGGGATGCTACCCCACTGCCAGTCTATTAGCCTTGGCGCCGCTGTTGAAACAGGGGTTGGTGGTACCAGACAGTATAATCATAGACGCCAAATCAGGCACTTCTGGCGGTGGCCGACAGGCCAAGACTCATTTGCTTTTGGCAGAAGCGGACAATTCCCTTGGGGCATATGGGGTGGCTAAACACCGTCATACCCCAGAAATTGAACAAATTTGCTCAGATTTGGCTCGCCGGGAGGTAAAAGTACAGTTTACACCCCACTTGGCTCCCATGCCCAGAGGAATTCTGGCCACTGTCTATGGTACCCTAACAGATCCTGGCTTAGTGACAGACGACCTTATTACCATTTACCGCGCCTTCTATCGCAATAGTGTGTTTGTGGCTATCCTGGATAGGGGAGTCTATCCCCAGACTAAATGGGCCTGTTATACCAATCTGGCATACATAGGTTTAGAGGTAGACCCCCGTACTGGCAGAGTAATAGTAATGTCTGCCATTGATAATCTCATCAAAGGACAGTCAGGACAGGCGGTTCAGTGTTTTAATTTAATGATGGGATGGCCAGAAGAGTTAGGGCTGCCTACTCTAGCATTTTACCCCTGA
- a CDS encoding pentapeptide repeat-containing protein: MIISYCLNPNCPQPRNHPKLKKCYTCGWNLILKNRYRAIKVLGRGGFGTTFIGVDLTITGNPLCVIKQLRPSTDDPQAFKTALSLFEREAKTLGQINHPQIPRLFDYFEENGHFYLIQELINGQNLQKEVKDEGVYGELALRRFLAEITPVIQYIHSQKIIHRDIKPANILRRKKDGKLILIDFGAVKDEVNTQLAKTYGQTALTKFSVGTMGYAPPEQLAMRPVYASDIYALGATCLYLLTGKSPKNFPIHPDTGELLWQNEVSLSDKMVKILEKMLAINTKDRYRNVEQLMEDLGIENLEGNMVKIPMESGVNTGITSLPKTDLSVGGNPNTEISKTVSPEEQLRKAIEKRKETGKKIAIKWDEYRFITALKNGKRDFSEQDLQGLNLEGEKLSRCIFRYSQLQGANLSQVQACQGNFYGADLTNANFSKANLTQAYFVKSNLQNANFKGADLTSADFTNADVTNANFCGANLKNAKINREQLKKAKVNAFTTFPDGSHLWWKIF, encoded by the coding sequence ATGATTATTAGTTATTGTCTCAATCCTAACTGCCCTCAGCCCAGAAATCACCCCAAACTCAAAAAGTGTTATACCTGTGGTTGGAATCTGATTCTAAAAAATCGTTATCGAGCAATCAAGGTTTTGGGTAGGGGGGGTTTTGGCACCACTTTTATTGGTGTAGACTTGACCATTACTGGCAATCCTCTTTGTGTTATAAAACAACTACGACCAAGTACAGACGACCCCCAAGCCTTCAAAACTGCCCTTAGTCTGTTTGAAAGGGAGGCGAAAACTCTAGGACAAATCAATCATCCCCAGATACCTCGTCTATTTGATTATTTTGAAGAAAACGGACATTTTTACCTGATTCAAGAGTTGATAAATGGCCAAAATCTACAAAAAGAAGTAAAGGATGAGGGAGTATACGGCGAGTTGGCTTTAAGAAGATTTTTGGCAGAAATCACCCCTGTTATACAATACATTCACTCCCAGAAAATAATTCACCGAGACATAAAACCTGCTAATATTTTGCGGCGGAAAAAGGATGGGAAACTGATACTAATAGACTTTGGAGCAGTAAAAGACGAGGTAAATACTCAACTGGCAAAAACTTATGGCCAGACGGCTTTAACTAAGTTTTCTGTGGGCACTATGGGTTATGCCCCCCCCGAACAATTGGCCATGCGTCCAGTGTATGCCAGTGATATTTACGCCCTCGGTGCCACTTGTCTTTACCTATTAACCGGAAAGTCTCCTAAAAATTTTCCCATTCACCCGGACACCGGCGAGTTGTTGTGGCAAAATGAGGTTTCCTTGAGCGACAAAATGGTGAAAATCTTAGAGAAGATGTTGGCCATTAACACAAAGGACCGTTACAGAAATGTTGAGCAACTGATGGAAGATTTAGGGATTGAAAATCTGGAGGGAAATATGGTAAAAATCCCCATGGAATCTGGGGTGAACACCGGTATAACCTCTTTGCCAAAAACAGACCTTAGTGTTGGTGGTAACCCCAACACAGAGATTAGCAAAACCGTTTCCCCAGAAGAACAATTAAGGAAAGCCATAGAGAAACGAAAAGAAACTGGCAAGAAAATCGCAATAAAGTGGGATGAGTACAGGTTTATTACAGCTCTAAAAAATGGGAAAAGAGACTTTAGTGAACAGGATTTACAGGGTTTGAATCTTGAGGGGGAAAAACTGAGCAGATGTATATTCCGTTACAGTCAACTCCAAGGGGCTAATTTGAGTCAAGTTCAAGCATGCCAAGGGAATTTCTATGGGGCCGACCTGACCAATGCCAATTTTAGCAAAGCTAACCTGACACAGGCCTATTTTGTCAAGAGCAATCTCCAGAATGCCAATTTTAAGGGAGCCGATTTGACCAGTGCCGATTTTACCAATGCTGACGTTACCAATGCCAATTTTTGTGGCGCTAATCTGAAAAATGCGAAAATAAACCGCGAACAACTGAAAAAAGCAAAAGTAAATGCCTTTACCACTTTCCCCGATGGCAGTCACTTGTGGTGGAAGATATTTTGA